A genomic window from Megalobrama amblycephala isolate DHTTF-2021 linkage group LG2, ASM1881202v1, whole genome shotgun sequence includes:
- the cdkn1a gene encoding cyclin-dependent kinase inhibitor 1 isoform X1, with translation MTAQSRRRVRQDKLQVMAAHKRILRALGNGPARRNLFGPVDREQLQAEYRDALRKDLEDASRRWSFDFVSEKPLEGGDFQWEGVSGVRVPVLYRSCQDGEHPRQRAKEPSSDTQKENIPRTPERFSSVPEDIEKTPEKRSELKRKQTNITDFYQAKKRLVATPRKSGQ, from the exons ATGACAGCGCAGAGCAGGAGACGGGTCAGACAGGACAAG CTTCAGGTCATGGCGGCGCACAAGCGGATCCTGCGAGCCCTCGGAAACGGGCCGGCAAGGCGAAACCTGTTCGGTCCGGTGGATCGTGAGCAGCTTCAGGCGGAGTACCGCGACGCCCTGAGGAAAGACCTGGAGGACGCATCGCGCCGCTGGAGCTTCGATTTCGTCTCGGAGAAGCCGCTGGAGGGCGGAGACTTCCAGTGGGAGGGCGTGTCCGGGGTGCGGGTGCCCGTGCTGTACCGCAGCTGTCAGGACGGCGAGCATCCGAGGCAGCGCGCGAAAGAACCGTCGTCCGACACTCAGAAAGAGAACATCCCCCGAACCCCGGAGAGATTCAGTTCGGTGCCGGAGGACATCGAGAAAACGCCAGAAAAGAGATCAGAGCTGAAGAGGAAACAGACAAATATCACAG ACTTCTACCAGGCGAAGAAGAGGCTGGTGGCCACGCCCCGTAAATCAGGACAATAA
- the cdkn1a gene encoding cyclin-dependent kinase inhibitor 1 isoform X2, which produces MAAHKRILRALGNGPARRNLFGPVDREQLQAEYRDALRKDLEDASRRWSFDFVSEKPLEGGDFQWEGVSGVRVPVLYRSCQDGEHPRQRAKEPSSDTQKENIPRTPERFSSVPEDIEKTPEKRSELKRKQTNITDFYQAKKRLVATPRKSGQ; this is translated from the exons ATGGCGGCGCACAAGCGGATCCTGCGAGCCCTCGGAAACGGGCCGGCAAGGCGAAACCTGTTCGGTCCGGTGGATCGTGAGCAGCTTCAGGCGGAGTACCGCGACGCCCTGAGGAAAGACCTGGAGGACGCATCGCGCCGCTGGAGCTTCGATTTCGTCTCGGAGAAGCCGCTGGAGGGCGGAGACTTCCAGTGGGAGGGCGTGTCCGGGGTGCGGGTGCCCGTGCTGTACCGCAGCTGTCAGGACGGCGAGCATCCGAGGCAGCGCGCGAAAGAACCGTCGTCCGACACTCAGAAAGAGAACATCCCCCGAACCCCGGAGAGATTCAGTTCGGTGCCGGAGGACATCGAGAAAACGCCAGAAAAGAGATCAGAGCTGAAGAGGAAACAGACAAATATCACAG ACTTCTACCAGGCGAAGAAGAGGCTGGTGGCCACGCCCCGTAAATCAGGACAATAA